The following are encoded in a window of Oreochromis aureus strain Israel breed Guangdong linkage group 10, ZZ_aureus, whole genome shotgun sequence genomic DNA:
- the LOC116334028 gene encoding reticulon-4 receptor-like 1 has translation MFRPGYGGVELLLVLWGLDLSSPCPRHCICYTSPSTVSCQAHNFHAVPEGIPAQSERVFLQNNKIQRLLRGHFSPTTTMLWLYSNNISYIQPSTFHGFDRLEELDLGDNRHLKAIASDTFLGLGRLHALHLYHCGLITLPPGIFSGLHNLQYLYLQDNQLEFLEDDLFIDLLNLSHLFLHGNRLWSLRQNTFRGLGVLDRLLLHQNRIQWVDRQAFHDLRRLTTLYLFNNSLTELSGATLTLLPALEYLRLNDNPWECDCKALSLWDWLRRFRGSTSSLMCVSPPELTGRDLKTLKKEELPSCISGESHAHGAPGREIEHGESLNHLNRHRNHHNHHQRPYLPHGDQYSLPSPSPLPRPPKGGRRNCTRRGRKAKGGLNEVQVLQEGGEKDYTPDGDKYDLSATTRRKNKCIPRTSVGPPIGVQRANNKAGSHHAGYVSCLSSALLLSLYFVILR, from the exons GTTACGGTGGGGTGGAGCTACTGTTGGTGTTGTGGGGCCTGGATCTGTCTTCACCCTGCCCTCGCCACTGTATCTGCTACACTTCACCTAGCACCGTCTCCTGCCAGGCCCACAACTTCCATGCTGTGCCTGAGGGCATCCCCGCTCAGAGCGAGCGCGTTTTCTTGCAAAACAACAAGATCCAGCGGCTACTTCGAGGGCATTTCTCGCCCACTACCACTATGCTGTGGCTTTACTCCAACAACATCTCCTATATACAACCATCCACCTTCCATGGCTTTGACCGCCTAGAGGAGCTTGATCTTGGGGACAACCGGCATCTGAAGGCCATTGCCTCGGACACCTTCCTGGGCCTTGGTCGGCTACATGCCCTTCATCTATACCACTGTGGCCTGATCACCCTCCCTCCTGGGATCTTTTCAGGCTTACATAATCTCCAGTATCTCTATCTACAG GATAACCAGTTAGAATTCCTAGAGGATGATTTGTTCATCGACCTCCTGAACCTCAGTCATCTCTTCCTACACGGCAATCGTCTATGGAGTCTTCGCCAGAACACTTTTCGAGGTCTAGGAGTCTTAGACCGGCTCCTTCTCCACCAGAATCGGATCCAGTGGGTTGATCGTCAGGCCTTCCATGACCTTCGACGTCTCACTACTTTGTACCTGTTTAATAACTCCCTCACTGAGCTGTCTGGTGCCACCCTGACTCTTCTGCCGGCCCTGGAGTACCTGCGACTTAACGACAACCCCTGGGAGTGTGACTGCAAGGCCCTATCACTTTGGGATTGGCTGCGGAGGTTCAGAGGCTCCACCTCCTCTCTGATGTGTGTTTCGCCGCCTGAGCTGACGGGGAGGGACCTGAAAACGCTCAAGAAAGAGGAGCTGCCCAGTTGCATATCAGGCGAGAGTCATGCGCATGGCGCCCCAGGTAGAGAGATTGAGCACGGGGAGTCTTTAAACCACCTGAATCGTCACAGAAACCATCACAACCACCATCAGCGGCCATACTTGCCCCACGGGGACCAGTACAGCTTGCCTTCACCCTCTCCCCTACCACGGCCACCTAAAGGAGGCCGCCGAAACTGTACTCGCCGTGGCCGCAAGGCAAAAGGGGGGCTCAATGAGGTGCAGGTACTTCAGGAGGGGGGTGAAAAAGACTACACTCCAGATGGTGATAAATATGACCTGTCTGCCACAACAAGGAGGAAGAACAAGTGCATCCCCAGAACTTCTGTTGGCCCACCAATTGGGGTCCAGAGAGCTAATAACAAAGCAGGGTCACATCATGCAGGTTATGTTTCGTGTTTGTCATCAGCTCTGCTGCTGTCACTCTACTTTGTGATCCTACGTtga